From a single Labrenzia sp. PHM005 genomic region:
- a CDS encoding dihydropteroate synthase, translating to MISADRVLPLWLKYREALETPVRSFEFPKFGRRFEDRTYQMGVLNLSPDSTYRETVCHTLEAALYRGRRMTLEGAAMVDIGAESTGETADIVSIERQIDRMRPAVKALSEENILVSVETYHPEVGIALLEAGAGVVNLTGRVDDTGFYQAIAKHEAGLVLCYTPGDNARSSDHLPPVDQVFDHQLEFFKDRVAMATGAGIERLWVDPGFGFALNLPDGPDRIRYQTDSILQSFRLRELGWPVTVQLTGHVYLFRDEVRVAQTSAATLAVLSKANLVRSHEVPRVQPVLNLQDYS from the coding sequence ATGATTTCTGCAGACCGCGTTCTTCCCCTTTGGCTGAAATACAGAGAGGCGCTGGAGACGCCGGTCCGCAGTTTCGAGTTTCCGAAATTCGGGAGGCGCTTTGAAGACCGAACCTACCAGATGGGCGTCTTGAACCTGTCTCCAGACAGCACCTACCGGGAAACCGTCTGCCACACACTTGAAGCCGCTCTCTACAGGGGGCGCCGGATGACGCTTGAGGGGGCTGCGATGGTCGACATCGGGGCGGAGTCCACGGGCGAAACCGCAGACATTGTCTCCATCGAGCGGCAAATCGATAGAATGCGGCCTGCCGTCAAGGCTCTTTCGGAAGAAAACATCCTGGTTTCGGTGGAGACCTATCATCCCGAAGTCGGCATTGCGCTTCTGGAAGCAGGCGCGGGTGTCGTCAACCTGACCGGGCGTGTGGACGATACAGGTTTTTATCAAGCGATTGCCAAACATGAAGCTGGCCTGGTCCTGTGTTACACGCCCGGCGACAATGCCCGGTCCAGCGATCATTTGCCGCCGGTCGATCAGGTCTTTGATCATCAGCTGGAGTTCTTCAAAGACCGGGTGGCTATGGCAACGGGCGCCGGTATCGAGCGGCTGTGGGTTGATCCCGGCTTTGGTTTTGCGCTGAACTTGCCGGATGGCCCGGACCGGATCCGCTATCAGACCGACAGTATCCTGCAGTCCTTCCGCTTGCGCGAACTCGGCTGGCCGGTAACCGTGCAGCTGACGGGCCATGTTTATTTGTTTCGCGATGAAGTGCGTGTTGCCCAGACCAGTGCGGCGACGCTGGCAGTTTTGTCCAAAGCCAATTTGGTGCGCAGCCACGAAGTGCCCCGTGTCCAGCCGGTTTTGAACTTGCAGGACTATTCCTAA
- a CDS encoding dihydroneopterin aldolase, translating to MGAATSSNQKTVEDSQDKIRIEGLNIPAEIGVLDSEKGRTQSLRFDVEIQTVPGYRDIVAKTGSYVSYADTVFFIKEKAATGGHIDLVEEWAEAVASFVLENPLAEQVIVKVTKPDIFEDAAGVGIQIARRRS from the coding sequence ATGGGCGCAGCCACTTCATCCAACCAAAAGACCGTCGAAGACAGTCAGGACAAAATCCGGATTGAAGGACTGAACATTCCGGCCGAAATTGGTGTGTTGGACAGCGAGAAGGGGCGGACCCAATCTTTGCGGTTTGATGTCGAAATTCAAACCGTACCAGGCTACCGGGACATCGTCGCCAAGACGGGGTCTTATGTGTCTTATGCCGATACGGTTTTTTTCATCAAAGAGAAGGCCGCGACGGGTGGGCATATAGACCTGGTGGAAGAATGGGCCGAGGCCGTCGCCTCCTTTGTCCTCGAGAACCCTCTCGCGGAACAGGTGATCGTGAAAGTCACCAAACCAGATATTTTTGAAGACGCTGCCGGAGTTGGGATCCAAATTGCCCGCCGCCGTTCGTGA
- the uxuA gene encoding mannonate dehydratase — MIECWRWFGPDDPVSLRDVRQTGATGIVTALHQIPNGTYWPEEEIALRRQMIEAEGLTWQVCESIPVHEDIKTGAPGWERWAENWAETVRALARENVRTICYNFMPVLDWTRTDLDYELPCGATALRFEFTAYAAFDLFILKRDGAEKDYSQADIGAAEVWLSERSEEEKERLVRNIIAGLPGSEESYTLDTFRDQLAAYKDVGQEQLFQNLANFLEIVVPAAEEAGARLAIHPDDPPRSLFGLPRIVGTQKDLTRIADLNPSPANGFTVCAGSLGVHPDNDLQAIIEAVSDRIHFVHLRATKREADPRSFYEDAHLDGDIDMVAIIRALRRLERNAEISIPMRPDHGHRMLSDLKEDSTPGYPAIGRLRGLAELRGVTRAIDALDRPQ, encoded by the coding sequence ATGATCGAATGTTGGCGCTGGTTCGGCCCAGATGACCCGGTTTCTTTGCGCGATGTAAGGCAGACTGGCGCCACGGGTATCGTAACGGCGTTGCATCAGATCCCCAATGGCACCTACTGGCCGGAAGAAGAAATCGCTCTGCGCCGGCAGATGATTGAGGCGGAAGGTCTGACCTGGCAGGTCTGCGAGAGCATCCCGGTCCATGAAGACATAAAGACGGGTGCTCCCGGATGGGAGCGCTGGGCAGAAAATTGGGCCGAAACCGTTCGTGCGCTGGCGCGCGAAAATGTCCGGACCATCTGTTACAACTTCATGCCGGTGCTCGACTGGACCCGGACGGATCTCGACTATGAATTGCCTTGTGGTGCGACGGCGCTGAGATTTGAATTTACAGCCTATGCTGCGTTCGATCTCTTTATCTTAAAACGCGACGGGGCAGAAAAAGACTACAGCCAAGCAGATATTGGTGCGGCTGAGGTTTGGCTTTCGGAGCGGTCTGAGGAAGAGAAGGAAAGATTGGTCCGCAACATTATTGCAGGCCTTCCGGGATCAGAAGAAAGCTATACGCTCGACACATTCCGGGACCAGCTTGCCGCTTACAAAGATGTTGGTCAGGAGCAGCTCTTTCAAAACCTGGCGAATTTCCTGGAAATTGTCGTGCCGGCGGCTGAAGAAGCCGGTGCCCGTCTTGCAATCCATCCGGACGATCCGCCGAGATCGCTTTTTGGATTGCCGCGTATTGTCGGCACACAAAAGGACCTGACCCGGATCGCAGATCTCAACCCGTCGCCGGCAAATGGGTTTACGGTCTGTGCTGGGTCGCTCGGCGTTCATCCGGACAATGATTTACAGGCAATTATCGAAGCCGTCAGCGATCGGATTCATTTTGTGCATTTGCGGGCGACTAAGCGGGAAGCCGATCCACGCAGCTTTTATGAAGATGCGCACCTGGACGGCGACATTGATATGGTGGCGATCATCCGCGCCTTGCGCCGGCTGGAGCGCAACGCAGAGATTTCGATCCCAATGCGCCCCGATCATGGACACCGCATGCTGAGCGATTTGAAAGAAGATTCGACGCCCGGCTATCCGGCGATCGGCCGGCTGCGGGGGCTGGCAGAACTGCGCGGTGTCACCCGCGCGATTGATGCGCTCGATCGGCCTCAATAG
- a CDS encoding SDR family oxidoreductase: MTDQKIALVTGAGKRLGKAIAEGLAEDGFAVGLHYNASIGGAEDLYNKITSQGGRAILLQKDLSQPEIAGTLISETTAALGGPVSVLVNSASAFNTDKLSDLTLDSWQFLMNVNAAAPVFLMQAFANQDPAPSKGAIINLLDTQMLSAAPERFSYFCGKYALEGATRLAAYDLGPKGIRVNAIAPGLILPSDQTQENFDDRQALTPMGPGLGPGDVMGAVRYFLNAPQVTGHTLVVDAGQRLMGFGNAPIG; the protein is encoded by the coding sequence ATGACGGATCAGAAAATCGCCCTTGTCACCGGTGCTGGTAAACGGCTTGGCAAGGCAATTGCCGAAGGCCTTGCCGAGGATGGATTTGCGGTCGGCCTGCATTACAACGCTTCTATCGGAGGTGCGGAAGATCTTTACAACAAGATCACCAGCCAAGGCGGCCGGGCCATTCTCTTGCAAAAAGATCTGAGTCAGCCGGAAATAGCGGGGACATTGATATCGGAGACAACGGCTGCGTTAGGAGGGCCGGTATCCGTTCTGGTTAACTCTGCATCTGCCTTCAACACGGACAAGCTGTCGGATCTGACTTTGGACAGCTGGCAGTTTCTGATGAACGTGAATGCGGCTGCGCCCGTCTTTCTTATGCAGGCTTTTGCCAATCAGGATCCTGCACCGTCAAAGGGTGCCATCATTAACTTGCTGGATACCCAAATGCTGTCGGCCGCCCCAGAGCGGTTCAGCTATTTCTGTGGCAAGTACGCATTAGAAGGAGCAACCCGGTTGGCCGCTTACGACCTGGGACCCAAAGGGATCCGGGTGAACGCGATCGCCCCGGGCCTGATCCTCCCAAGCGACCAGACCCAAGAAAATTTTGACGACCGCCAGGCCCTGACACCCATGGGGCCGGGATTGGGACCTGGGGATGTTATGGGCGCAGTGCGGTATTTCCTAAATGCGCCGCAGGTGACTGGGCATACGTTGGTCGTTGATGCAGGGCAGCGTTTGATGGGGTTTGGCAACGCGCCAATCGGGTAG
- a CDS encoding FCD domain-containing protein produces MTSDAPKRRYQEIAQILVQRIADQGYKPGDKFPTERQISLELGISRSLVREAFIMLEIEGYLDVRKGSGSYVAAGEKISLNNPKPDFGPFELLQARQLLESSIAGFAAETITKSDIINLRETLELERKAINNGEEDYAADRQFHLQIAEATQNSALVAQVEELWTKRETSPMWARLHDRIFDLSYREKWLDDHAEILEALRHRNSEAARKAMWQHLENVRQTLLELSDVGDPEFDGYLYKPAAASS; encoded by the coding sequence ATGACCAGCGACGCGCCAAAACGCCGGTATCAGGAAATCGCCCAGATCCTCGTTCAGCGGATTGCAGACCAAGGTTATAAACCGGGCGACAAATTTCCAACCGAGAGGCAGATTTCCCTGGAACTCGGTATCAGCCGGTCGTTGGTGCGCGAAGCCTTCATCATGCTGGAGATCGAGGGATATCTGGATGTTCGTAAAGGCTCTGGCAGCTATGTTGCGGCCGGCGAAAAAATCTCTCTAAACAATCCGAAGCCGGACTTTGGACCGTTTGAACTCCTTCAGGCACGTCAGCTTCTGGAAAGTTCAATTGCCGGATTTGCCGCTGAGACCATTACAAAGAGCGATATCATCAACTTGCGCGAAACACTGGAGTTGGAACGCAAGGCCATCAACAATGGCGAAGAAGATTATGCCGCGGACCGCCAATTTCACCTCCAAATCGCCGAAGCCACGCAAAACAGTGCACTGGTGGCGCAGGTCGAAGAACTTTGGACCAAGCGGGAAACCAGTCCCATGTGGGCGCGCTTGCATGACCGCATATTTGATTTGAGCTATCGGGAAAAATGGCTCGACGACCACGCGGAAATCCTGGAAGCCCTGCGCCACCGCAATTCGGAAGCGGCCCGTAAGGCGATGTGGCAGCACCTTGAAAATGTGCGCCAAACGCTCCTGGAGCTCTCCGATGTGGGCGACCCTGAATTCGATGGATATTTGTACAAGCCTGCTGCGGCATCGAGTTAA